One part of the Bacillus sp. FJAT-27916 genome encodes these proteins:
- a CDS encoding YeiH family protein: protein MTSQTNSRISFWGGIGFTALLALLGFILAELPVFDYIGPLACSILLAIVYRNVRSYPENLRSGVHFSARILLRAAIILYGLKLDMQIIFSEGLGLLGKAFVVIVFSITVMMLLGRWLKVDPHISFLLGAGTGICGAAAIAAISPILQSEEEDTAMSVGMIALIGTVFAVGYTVLLPMVGLTPVGYGIWSGLSLHELAHVALAAEPAGEEAVAMALLAKLCRVFLLIPFSFLLVFWMKSRQKHGDKNTKIAFPWFLLGFVALSIFRTYIAGDWFPISLYDSIAMLTTFLLSMAMAGLGLTIDLRELKEKAGMPLLALVVTSILLSLITYIWA, encoded by the coding sequence ATGACTTCTCAAACCAATTCACGGATTTCCTTTTGGGGCGGCATTGGCTTCACAGCTTTACTTGCCCTATTAGGATTTATTCTAGCAGAATTACCGGTATTCGATTATATCGGACCATTGGCATGCAGCATCCTGCTCGCCATCGTTTATCGAAATGTCCGCAGCTACCCTGAGAATCTGCGTTCCGGAGTTCACTTCTCTGCCCGCATTCTTTTGCGTGCCGCTATTATACTTTACGGATTAAAACTAGACATGCAAATCATTTTCAGTGAAGGACTTGGACTGCTTGGAAAAGCATTTGTAGTCATTGTCTTCTCCATCACCGTGATGATGCTTCTTGGGCGCTGGTTAAAGGTTGACCCACATATCTCCTTCCTATTAGGTGCTGGGACAGGTATATGCGGGGCGGCTGCCATTGCAGCCATTTCCCCAATCCTGCAATCTGAGGAAGAGGATACAGCAATGAGCGTCGGAATGATTGCTCTCATTGGTACCGTATTCGCTGTCGGCTATACCGTCCTCCTGCCAATGGTCGGACTCACACCGGTAGGCTATGGTATCTGGTCAGGACTCAGTCTCCATGAGCTCGCTCATGTCGCCCTGGCTGCTGAACCGGCTGGAGAGGAAGCAGTCGCTATGGCCCTTCTCGCTAAGCTATGCCGCGTATTCCTTCTGATTCCGTTCAGCTTCTTACTTGTCTTCTGGATGAAGAGCAGACAAAAGCATGGCGATAAAAATACGAAGATTGCCTTCCCATGGTTCTTGCTCGGCTTTGTAGCGCTCAGCATCTTCCGTACCTATATCGCAGGCGATTGGTTCCCAATATCCTTATATGATTCCATCGCAATGCTGACAACCTTCCTATTGTCCATGGCCATGGCGGGTCTCGGTCTCACCATTGACCTTCGGGAATTAAAGGAGAAAGCAGGTATGCCGCTGCTTGCCCTCGTTGTTACGTCCATCCTGCTATCTCTCATTACATATATTTGGGCGTAA
- a CDS encoding Cof-type HAD-IIB family hydrolase, giving the protein MKCIATDMDGTLLNENQRISDENRKALEAVREMGGQVIIATGRSYKEARLALDEINFNCPIISMNGAAVYDQKGELLVSHPISFEELESTITFLEEAGLYFELYTNHGVFSKNPERAIDSLVDIVLSANPEHDREDVRRRALARIEYGFLFETKDYHALIKEPDMQVFKILVFSLQKDQLSTAAEALAKFDGLTITSSAKGNIEINHRGTSKGTALEALLNKLSIPLEETIAIGDNLNDVSMFEKAGLSIAMGNASDDIKGICKDTTLSNKEDGVAHAIYRYMVSKK; this is encoded by the coding sequence ATGAAATGTATTGCAACTGATATGGATGGTACATTGCTGAATGAAAATCAGCGAATCAGTGATGAGAATCGTAAAGCGCTTGAAGCAGTAAGAGAGATGGGCGGACAAGTCATTATCGCAACCGGCCGTTCCTATAAGGAGGCAAGACTGGCCTTGGATGAAATAAACTTCAACTGCCCAATTATTAGTATGAATGGTGCTGCGGTTTATGACCAAAAGGGAGAGCTTCTGGTCTCTCATCCTATCTCATTTGAGGAGCTGGAAAGTACCATTACCTTCTTAGAGGAGGCTGGATTATATTTCGAGCTTTATACCAATCACGGTGTATTCTCGAAGAACCCAGAGCGTGCCATTGATTCTCTCGTGGATATCGTTTTAAGCGCTAATCCCGAGCATGACCGAGAGGATGTACGAAGGAGAGCGCTGGCAAGAATCGAATATGGGTTCTTGTTTGAAACAAAAGATTACCATGCCTTAATCAAGGAACCGGATATGCAAGTCTTTAAGATTTTAGTATTTTCCCTACAGAAAGATCAACTCAGTACAGCAGCTGAAGCCCTCGCAAAATTCGATGGGCTAACCATTACATCCTCAGCTAAAGGGAATATTGAAATCAACCACCGCGGAACCTCGAAGGGAACGGCCCTTGAGGCATTATTGAATAAACTAAGCATACCACTTGAAGAAACCATTGCAATCGGGGATAACTTGAATGATGTCTCTATGTTCGAAAAAGCGGGTCTCTCGATTGCGATGGGGAATGCGTCCGACGATATTAAGGGGATCTGCAAGGATACAACCTTATCAAACAAAGAAGACGGCGTGGCCCATGCCATCTACCGCTATATGGTTTCAAAAAAATAA
- a CDS encoding ABC transporter ATP-binding protein: MIRVQQVTKEFLQGQESTRVLRGVDLHIEEGEFVAIMGPSGSGKSTLLQLLGGLDVPTSGDIEIKQNPLNKMNEKERTIFRRKYVGFVFQNYQLLPTLTVEENIAFPLHADGKLTKDKMGMIQDLIQSVGLTGLNRKQANLLSGGQQQRVAIARALVNNPAVLLADEPTGNLDRGRAEDILRLLSTFHREKKQTIMMVTHDLFAAGFADRIILFRDGAVDQVISRKDDDYAKYLANFMA, translated from the coding sequence ATGATTCGGGTGCAGCAAGTAACAAAGGAGTTTTTGCAGGGACAAGAGAGCACACGCGTACTAAGAGGGGTTGATTTACATATAGAAGAAGGGGAATTTGTTGCCATTATGGGGCCAAGCGGTTCTGGGAAAAGTACCTTGCTTCAATTGTTGGGGGGGCTTGATGTGCCAACAAGCGGGGATATAGAGATTAAACAGAACCCCTTAAATAAGATGAATGAAAAGGAAAGGACAATCTTTCGCCGCAAATATGTAGGATTTGTTTTTCAAAATTATCAATTGCTGCCGACACTGACGGTGGAAGAAAATATTGCTTTCCCTCTTCATGCTGACGGGAAATTAACGAAGGATAAGATGGGAATGATTCAGGATTTGATTCAATCTGTAGGTTTGACAGGGCTGAATCGTAAACAGGCCAATCTCCTTAGCGGGGGGCAGCAACAGCGAGTAGCCATAGCTAGAGCACTTGTTAATAATCCGGCCGTGTTATTAGCTGATGAACCGACTGGGAACTTAGACAGAGGAAGGGCAGAGGACATATTGCGGTTATTATCCACTTTTCACCGCGAAAAAAAGCAGACCATTATGATGGTTACCCATGATCTTTTCGCAGCAGGCTTTGCCGATCGAATCATCCTTTTCAGAGATGGGGCGGTAGATCAGGTCATTTCTAGAAAGGATGATGACTATGCTAAGTATTTGGCAAATTTCATGGCGTAA